The following proteins are co-located in the Phycisphaerae bacterium genome:
- a CDS encoding DUF1559 domain-containing protein produces the protein MPVRHERSQGHVGFTLIELLVVVAIIAVLVAMLLPALNAAREQARTLQCASKLKQLGAAFQIYTDENSGIYPPFAISPQYVFLPIRYPTWQTLIAPILGAPSEGDAREYYHCPADDFTDASHWQYLYSYGGNCHLGVFPGPGDKCTVSEVLDPAGVFILTDINLHGGWHCINFWEIRDLWLDKRHNNGLNVLFCDGHVDWQEYSLTDLQFLPDPEHIW, from the coding sequence CGCGATCATCGCGGTGCTGGTGGCGATGCTGCTGCCGGCGTTGAACGCGGCGAGGGAACAGGCGCGGACCCTCCAGTGCGCGTCGAAACTCAAGCAGCTCGGCGCGGCGTTTCAGATCTACACGGATGAGAATTCCGGGATCTACCCTCCCTTCGCCATCTCGCCGCAGTATGTGTTCCTGCCGATTCGCTATCCGACCTGGCAGACGCTTATTGCCCCGATTCTGGGAGCGCCTTCGGAAGGCGACGCCCGGGAGTATTACCATTGTCCGGCGGATGACTTCACGGATGCCTCTCATTGGCAGTACTTGTACAGCTACGGCGGAAACTGTCACCTGGGAGTCTTTCCTGGGCCGGGCGACAAGTGCACCGTCAGTGAGGTCCTCGACCCCGCTGGCGTGTTCATCCTGACGGACATCAACCTCCACGGCGGCTGGCACTGCATCAACTTCTGGGAGATTCGGGATCTGTGGTTGGACAAGCGGCACAACAACGGGCTGAACGTCCTGTTCTGCGACGGCCACGTCGATTGGCAGGAATACTCGCTCACTGATCTGCAGTTCCTGCCTGATCCGGAACATATCTGGTGA